In a genomic window of Meleagris gallopavo isolate NT-WF06-2002-E0010 breed Aviagen turkey brand Nicholas breeding stock chromosome 1, Turkey_5.1, whole genome shotgun sequence:
- the EVA1C gene encoding protein eva-1 homolog C isoform X1, whose amino-acid sequence MFNLDYSALFQRLIVVFILSNKLVISCTSCNTAEYFLGYLTKLLQNHTAYACDGERLSLHCPRHSTISIQSALYGQDYQMCGTQQPEARMTEPTNCVAPTSLQKVLDECQNLRSCQLLVNSRVFGPDLCPGTTKFLLVSFKCKPTEYKTKSACENQELKLHCQESKFLIIYSATYGSWAHEDNICSAKAEQVPQFDCLSHTALEVLSKRCYGKQRCKIIVSSQDFGSPCLPGVAKHLNVSYACVPKFILTAVNHLVTHNNSSVKQNDGERGIDINPKESRSPKKDGTIVSNSLATFAYIRDHPERAALLFVSSVCVGLILTLCALVIRVSCFKDFQKLQGKKEHLVPESDGVEESSESEEEEDEDSSGSELPDELAELYRPSYSGYNSAEAADLAERIERREQIMQEIWMNSGLDMTPPRNMNTFYINEE is encoded by the exons ATGTTTAACCTTGACTACAGTGCCCTTTTCCAGAGACTGATTGTGGTTTTCATATTATCTAACAAGCTTGTCATTTCCTGTACTAGTTGTAACACAGCTGAATATTTTCTAGGTTACCTAACCAAACTTCTTCAAAATCATACTGCTTATGCCTGCGATGGGGAACGTTTGAGTCTGCACTGTCCTCGGCATTCAACAATAAGTATTCAGTCAGCACTTTACGGGCAAGACTACCAAATGTGTGGCACACAACAGCCTGAAGCCAGAATGACAGAACCCACAAACTGTGTGGCACCCACCTCCTTGCAG AAAGTACTGGATGAATGCCAAAACCTGAGATCCTGCCAACTTCTTGTCAATAGTCGGGTTTTTGGACCTGATCTATGTCCAGGGACCACTAAATTCCTCCTTGTCTCCTTTAAATGCAAACCTA CTGAATACAAAACCAAATCAGCCTGTGAAAACCAGGAACTGAAACTCCACTGTCAAGAGTCCAAGTTCCTTATTATCTATTCTGCCACCTACGGCAGTTGGGCACATGAAGACAACATCTGCTCAGCCAAGGCAGAACAAGTCCCTCAGTTTG acTGCTTGTCTCACACAGCACTAGAAGTTTTATCAAAGAGGTGTTATGGGAAGCAGCGATGCAAAATTATTGTCAGTAGCCAAGATTTTGGAAGTCCGTGCCTACCTGGAGTGGCAAAACACCTGAATGTCAGCTATGCATGTG ttCCAAAATTCATcctcacagctgtcaaccaCCTGGTAACTCACAACAATTCTTCCGTGAAGCAGAATGATGGTGAACgtg GTATCGATATCAATCCAAAGGAATCGAGATCTCCAAAGAAAGATGGCACCATTGTTAGCAACTCCTTGGCTACATTTGCATACATTAGAG ATCACCCGGaaagagctgctctgctgtttgtgTCCAGTGTTTGTGTGGGATTAATCCTCACACTGTGTGCTTTGGTGATCCGCGTGTCCTGCTTTAAAGACTTCCAGAAACTGCAGGGAAAGAAGGAGCACTTGGTGCCAGAAAGTGATGGAGTGGAGGAGAGCAGTGAGagcgaggaggaggaagatgaagacTCCTCTGGGTCAGAGCTGCCGGACGAGCTGGCAGAACTTTATAGACCTTCTTACTCAGGTTATAACTCAGCGGAAGCAGCGGACCTGGCTGAGCGGATAGAGCGGAGGGAGCAGATCATGCAAGAAATTTGGATGAACAGTGGTTTGGATATGACACCGCCCAGAAATATGAACACATTTTATATCAATGAGGAATAG
- the EVA1C gene encoding protein eva-1 homolog C isoform X2: protein MFNLDYSALFQRLIVVFILSNKLVISCTSCNTAEYFLGYLTKLLQNHTAYACDGERLSLHCPRHSTISIQSALYGQDYQMCGTQQPEARMTEPTNCVAPTSLQKVLDECQNLRSCQLLVNSRVFGPDLCPGTTKFLLVSFKCKPTEYKTKSACENQELKLHCQESKFLIIYSATYGSWAHEDNICSAKAEQVPQFVPKFILTAVNHLVTHNNSSVKQNDGERGIDINPKESRSPKKDGTIVSNSLATFAYIRDHPERAALLFVSSVCVGLILTLCALVIRVSCFKDFQKLQGKKEHLVPESDGVEESSESEEEEDEDSSGSELPDELAELYRPSYSGYNSAEAADLAERIERREQIMQEIWMNSGLDMTPPRNMNTFYINEE, encoded by the exons ATGTTTAACCTTGACTACAGTGCCCTTTTCCAGAGACTGATTGTGGTTTTCATATTATCTAACAAGCTTGTCATTTCCTGTACTAGTTGTAACACAGCTGAATATTTTCTAGGTTACCTAACCAAACTTCTTCAAAATCATACTGCTTATGCCTGCGATGGGGAACGTTTGAGTCTGCACTGTCCTCGGCATTCAACAATAAGTATTCAGTCAGCACTTTACGGGCAAGACTACCAAATGTGTGGCACACAACAGCCTGAAGCCAGAATGACAGAACCCACAAACTGTGTGGCACCCACCTCCTTGCAG AAAGTACTGGATGAATGCCAAAACCTGAGATCCTGCCAACTTCTTGTCAATAGTCGGGTTTTTGGACCTGATCTATGTCCAGGGACCACTAAATTCCTCCTTGTCTCCTTTAAATGCAAACCTA CTGAATACAAAACCAAATCAGCCTGTGAAAACCAGGAACTGAAACTCCACTGTCAAGAGTCCAAGTTCCTTATTATCTATTCTGCCACCTACGGCAGTTGGGCACATGAAGACAACATCTGCTCAGCCAAGGCAGAACAAGTCCCTCAGTTTG ttCCAAAATTCATcctcacagctgtcaaccaCCTGGTAACTCACAACAATTCTTCCGTGAAGCAGAATGATGGTGAACgtg GTATCGATATCAATCCAAAGGAATCGAGATCTCCAAAGAAAGATGGCACCATTGTTAGCAACTCCTTGGCTACATTTGCATACATTAGAG ATCACCCGGaaagagctgctctgctgtttgtgTCCAGTGTTTGTGTGGGATTAATCCTCACACTGTGTGCTTTGGTGATCCGCGTGTCCTGCTTTAAAGACTTCCAGAAACTGCAGGGAAAGAAGGAGCACTTGGTGCCAGAAAGTGATGGAGTGGAGGAGAGCAGTGAGagcgaggaggaggaagatgaagacTCCTCTGGGTCAGAGCTGCCGGACGAGCTGGCAGAACTTTATAGACCTTCTTACTCAGGTTATAACTCAGCGGAAGCAGCGGACCTGGCTGAGCGGATAGAGCGGAGGGAGCAGATCATGCAAGAAATTTGGATGAACAGTGGTTTGGATATGACACCGCCCAGAAATATGAACACATTTTATATCAATGAGGAATAG